The candidate division WOR-3 bacterium genome includes a window with the following:
- a CDS encoding arsenate reductase ArsC has product MMIKILFACVGNSCRSQMAEGFCRALGSDVECASAGTQPEEAVSVEAIRVMQEVGIDISKAKPKSFGDLPDLKFDYLVTMGCEVECPYIPGVKRIEWNIPDPKGKSLDEFRRVREIIRQEVVKLFADIGRLREKR; this is encoded by the coding sequence ATGATGATTAAAATTCTTTTCGCCTGCGTGGGCAACTCCTGCCGGAGTCAGATGGCAGAGGGGTTTTGCCGGGCGTTGGGCAGTGATGTGGAGTGTGCTTCGGCAGGAACTCAGCCCGAAGAAGCAGTTTCTGTTGAGGCGATTAGGGTGATGCAGGAGGTGGGGATTGATATATCAAAGGCAAAGCCGAAAAGTTTTGGCGACCTGCCCGATTTAAAGTTTGACTATCTGGTGACGATGGGTTGTGAGGTGGAATGCCCGTATATTCCCGGCGTAAAAAGGATTGAGTGGAACATCCCGGACCCGAAGGGCAAGAGTCTGGATGAGTTCCGTCGGGTACGGGAGATAATAAGACAGGAGGTGGTGAAACTGTTTGCCGATATCGGCAGGCTGAGAGAAAAAAGATGA
- a CDS encoding thioredoxin family protein, translating into MNIQILGVGCPRCTELEKRVIDTLAELQIAASVEKVTDIKKFAAMGVLMTPGLVIDGKVVSQGKVLSKEELKKLLTGK; encoded by the coding sequence ATGAACATTCAGATTCTTGGTGTTGGTTGTCCCCGCTGCACTGAACTGGAGAAGCGGGTGATTGACACTCTGGCAGAACTGCAAATCGCTGCCAGTGTGGAAAAGGTGACCGACATTAAAAAGTTTGCGGCAATGGGTGTGTTGATGACCCCGGGTTTGGTGATTGACGGCAAAGTGGTAAGTCAGGGGAAAGTTCTGTCCAAAGAGGAACTGAAAAAACTGCTTACCGGTAAATAG